In Bosea vestrisii, the following are encoded in one genomic region:
- a CDS encoding AglZ/HisF2 family acetamidino modification protein: MKTRVITVLLLKEQGLVKTIRFKEPTYVGDPINTIRIFNEKEVDEIVLLDIGATPAGAEPNYRMIQDIAGEAFMPVGYGGGITSFEQAKRIFETGIEKVVLNAAMFDNQALIERLVGVYGAQAVVACLDIKKNLFGRYELFSHGGKRKRPVGLDDHLAALRQLNVGEVIVNSMDRDGTMSGYDLALLRHVTERIDAPVVACGGAATVDDFKQAVDVGASAVAAGSMFVFRGKHRAVLISYPERKTLTQLLP, from the coding sequence ATGAAGACGCGCGTCATCACCGTACTGCTCCTGAAGGAGCAGGGGCTGGTCAAGACCATTCGTTTTAAGGAGCCGACCTATGTCGGCGACCCCATCAACACTATCCGCATCTTCAACGAGAAGGAGGTCGACGAAATCGTCCTGCTCGACATCGGCGCGACCCCAGCTGGCGCCGAGCCCAATTACCGGATGATCCAGGACATCGCCGGCGAGGCCTTCATGCCGGTCGGCTACGGCGGCGGCATCACCTCCTTCGAGCAGGCCAAGCGCATCTTCGAGACCGGCATCGAGAAGGTCGTGCTCAACGCCGCCATGTTCGACAACCAGGCGCTGATCGAGCGGCTGGTCGGCGTCTATGGCGCCCAGGCGGTGGTCGCCTGCCTCGATATTAAGAAGAACCTCTTCGGTCGCTACGAGCTCTTCAGCCATGGCGGCAAGCGCAAGCGCCCGGTCGGGCTCGACGACCATCTCGCCGCGCTGCGCCAGCTCAATGTCGGCGAGGTCATCGTCAACAGCATGGATCGCGACGGCACGATGAGCGGCTATGATCTTGCGCTGCTGCGCCATGTCACCGAGCGGATAGACGCTCCCGTCGTCGCCTGTGGCGGCGCGGCGACGGTCGATGACTTCAAGCAGGCAGTCGACGTCGGCGCCTCGGCCGTGGCTGCAGGCAGCATGTTCGTCTTCCGCGGCAAACACCGCGCTGTCCTGATCAGCTATCCCGAGCGCAAGACGCTGACGCAGCTATTGCCGTGA
- a CDS encoding N-acetyl sugar amidotransferase, whose protein sequence is MALITDAWMPDGRKRPYRMCVRCVMDTTDPHISFDEAGVCSHCRNFETDFRPHWKPTLEGWAEFESKLAEIKAYGKGKEYDCIIGLSGGVDSSYLATKAVEWGLRPLVVHVDAGWNSELAVKNIEQIVTKLGLDLVTHVVDWEAMKELQLAFLRSDVANQDIPQDHAFFAALYNYAIKADIRYVINGTNFATESILPQGWGYDAMDARHIVAIHKQFGKKPLRNFPLISLFNYYFYFPKIRRMEIVSPLNFIPYSKQEAIYHLEKGYGWRYYGGKHYESRWTRFYQSYYLPQKFGYDKRKAHLASLIVTDQMTREEALAELEKPLVTDNELAEDKAFIAKKLGITEAELDEFIHRPPRHYKDYPTNERQLKWALRAYAVVSRAGRLIGIGKPR, encoded by the coding sequence ATGGCCTTGATCACCGACGCCTGGATGCCGGACGGGCGCAAGCGCCCCTACCGCATGTGCGTTCGCTGCGTGATGGATACGACCGACCCCCACATCAGCTTCGACGAAGCCGGTGTCTGCAGCCATTGCCGCAATTTCGAGACCGACTTCCGCCCGCACTGGAAGCCGACCCTGGAGGGCTGGGCCGAATTCGAGAGCAAGCTCGCCGAGATCAAGGCCTACGGCAAAGGCAAGGAATACGACTGCATCATCGGCCTCTCCGGCGGCGTCGACTCCTCCTATCTCGCCACCAAGGCCGTCGAATGGGGCCTCCGCCCGCTGGTCGTGCATGTCGATGCCGGCTGGAATTCCGAGCTCGCGGTCAAGAACATCGAGCAGATCGTCACCAAGCTCGGGCTCGACCTCGTCACCCATGTCGTCGACTGGGAGGCGATGAAGGAACTGCAGCTCGCCTTCCTGCGCTCCGATGTCGCCAATCAGGACATCCCGCAGGATCATGCCTTCTTCGCGGCACTCTACAATTACGCGATCAAGGCCGACATCCGCTACGTCATCAACGGCACCAATTTCGCGACCGAGAGCATCCTGCCGCAGGGCTGGGGCTACGATGCCATGGACGCCCGCCATATCGTCGCGATCCACAAGCAGTTCGGCAAGAAGCCGCTCCGTAACTTCCCGCTGATCTCGCTGTTCAACTACTATTTCTATTTTCCGAAGATCCGGAGGATGGAGATCGTCTCGCCGCTCAACTTCATTCCCTACTCGAAGCAGGAGGCCATCTACCATCTCGAGAAGGGTTATGGCTGGCGCTATTACGGCGGCAAGCACTACGAGTCGCGCTGGACGCGCTTTTACCAGTCCTACTACCTCCCGCAGAAATTCGGCTACGACAAGCGCAAGGCCCATCTCGCCAGCCTGATCGTCACGGACCAGATGACGCGCGAGGAGGCGCTGGCCGAGCTGGAGAAGCCGCTGGTCACCGATAACGAGCTCGCCGAGGACAAGGCCTTCATCGCCAAGAAGCTCGGCATCACCGAGGCCGAGCTCGACGAGTTCATCCACCGGCCACCACGGCACTACAAGGACTACCCGACCAACGAACGGCAGCTGAAATGGGCGCTGCGTGCCTATGCGGTCGTCAGCCGCGCCGGCCGCCTGATCGGCATCGGCAAGCCGCGCTGA
- a CDS encoding Coenzyme F420 hydrogenase/dehydrogenase, beta subunit C-terminal domain has translation MAEEGELHPLAAIVARGQCMGCGFCVATLSGAAAGVSVAMARDEDDGTYRPVVSGWEPGRETGSFLCPGAEMDLPALAQRAYGREPPDPMLGEVVATSAAYSSDPDERMRAASGGVVPALIRLLFDSGRISRAYVLGTLPGARDGAGREISNAGQFATAHGSHYHPSDFGVGLRSFLEGEGPFAFVGLPCQVAAMRKLILERPALQRDAVVLISLFCGGLNSYRGIGYYLARHGVDPGAVREIGYRDGAWPGRIRLRLADGATKAIARIRGNNRAMVMHYMAAFQGFWMLKRCRICPDQIGDFADIAVGDPHSRRFREMSAAAGGGGFSAVVTRSAAGQTLMEEAAAKGYLAQLPMSPEEVAESQGYTLVQRRAAEAYAEIDRKLGGTPPHVAVYSALRGKESATARRVAWIDLIKLKLDLRKPLPAAIWVWQVAEYLILRFPLVEFGRRLKNIIFNR, from the coding sequence ATGGCTGAGGAGGGGGAGCTGCATCCTCTCGCGGCGATCGTCGCGCGTGGGCAATGCATGGGCTGCGGCTTCTGCGTCGCGACGCTCAGTGGCGCAGCCGCAGGCGTCTCCGTCGCGATGGCGCGCGACGAGGATGACGGTACCTACCGGCCGGTGGTCTCTGGCTGGGAACCTGGCCGCGAGACTGGGAGCTTCCTCTGCCCTGGAGCCGAGATGGACTTGCCGGCGCTGGCACAGCGCGCCTATGGCCGCGAGCCACCTGATCCAATGCTGGGCGAGGTCGTCGCAACCAGCGCGGCCTATTCCAGCGATCCGGACGAGCGCATGCGGGCGGCGTCGGGTGGCGTGGTGCCGGCGCTGATCCGCCTGCTGTTCGACAGCGGCCGGATCAGCCGGGCCTATGTGCTGGGCACGCTGCCCGGCGCGCGCGACGGCGCTGGCCGAGAGATCAGCAATGCGGGCCAGTTCGCGACGGCGCATGGCTCGCACTATCATCCGTCCGATTTCGGCGTCGGCCTGCGCAGCTTCCTTGAAGGCGAGGGGCCGTTTGCCTTCGTCGGTCTGCCCTGCCAGGTCGCGGCGATGCGCAAGCTCATCCTCGAGCGTCCGGCGCTGCAGCGCGACGCGGTCGTGCTGATCTCGCTGTTCTGCGGCGGGCTCAACAGCTATCGCGGCATCGGCTACTACCTCGCCCGCCATGGCGTAGACCCGGGCGCGGTTCGCGAGATCGGCTATCGCGACGGGGCCTGGCCCGGCCGGATTCGACTGCGGCTCGCCGACGGCGCGACAAAGGCGATCGCGCGCATCCGGGGCAACAACCGTGCGATGGTGATGCATTATATGGCGGCGTTCCAGGGCTTCTGGATGCTGAAGCGCTGCCGGATCTGCCCCGACCAGATCGGCGACTTCGCCGATATCGCCGTCGGCGATCCGCATTCGCGCCGCTTCCGCGAGATGTCGGCGGCCGCCGGCGGTGGCGGCTTCTCGGCCGTCGTCACGCGCAGCGCCGCCGGGCAGACGCTGATGGAGGAAGCGGCGGCGAAGGGTTACCTGGCGCAGTTGCCGATGTCGCCGGAGGAGGTGGCGGAGTCGCAGGGCTATACGCTGGTGCAGCGCCGCGCCGCCGAAGCCTATGCCGAGATCGACCGCAAGCTCGGGGGAACGCCGCCGCATGTCGCCGTCTACAGCGCGCTGAGGGGCAAGGAATCGGCGACGGCGCGGCGTGTGGCCTGGATCGACCTCATCAAGCTGAAACTCGACCTGCGCAAGCCGCTGCCGGCCGCCATCTGGGTCTGGCAGGTCGCGGAATACTTGATCCTGCGCTTCCCGCTGGTCGAGTTCGGCCGGCGGTTGAAGAACATCATCTTCAACCGCTGA
- the hisH gene encoding imidazole glycerol phosphate synthase subunit HisH: protein MLSIVNYGVGNLSSVQNMARKACGAARLVTTPDEIRESERLILPGVGHFGHVVQTFEAAGLKQAVIEHAFEKKKPLLGICVGAQILGTGSEEAPSVPGLGWLPFACRRFPNTPGLRVPHMSWNTLAVKRQTPLLAELDSEARFYFVHSYYMEPSDPGIVLAQTEYGVDFASVVGSGNIFGTQFHPEKSHRFGMALLRGFAQMPFEHAQAA from the coding sequence TGCTGAGCATCGTCAACTACGGCGTCGGCAATCTGAGTTCCGTGCAGAACATGGCGCGCAAGGCCTGCGGCGCGGCACGGCTGGTGACGACCCCGGATGAGATCCGCGAATCCGAGCGGCTGATCTTGCCGGGTGTCGGCCATTTTGGCCATGTCGTGCAGACCTTCGAGGCCGCCGGCCTCAAACAGGCGGTGATCGAGCACGCCTTCGAGAAGAAGAAGCCGCTGCTCGGCATCTGCGTCGGCGCCCAGATCCTCGGCACCGGCAGCGAGGAGGCCCCCTCCGTGCCCGGACTCGGCTGGCTGCCTTTCGCCTGCCGCCGCTTCCCGAACACGCCCGGTCTGCGGGTGCCGCACATGTCTTGGAATACGCTCGCCGTGAAGCGTCAGACGCCGCTGCTGGCCGAGCTCGACAGCGAGGCGCGCTTCTACTTCGTCCACTCTTATTACATGGAGCCGAGCGATCCCGGCATCGTGCTGGCGCAGACCGAGTACGGTGTCGACTTCGCCTCGGTGGTCGGCTCCGGCAACATCTTCGGCACGCAGTTCCATCCGGAGAAGTCGCACCGCTTCGGCATGGCCCTGTTGCGCGGCTTCGCGCAGATGCCCTTCGAGCATGCGCAGGCCGCCTGA
- a CDS encoding lysylphosphatidylglycerol synthase domain-containing protein: MTRKQLFRLINIAMFAIGIAALWYYAGLQWDKRPPAWPQVNWPLALLSLVLAVAYSFSYGVGWHLITRVMGIALPLPTSIAIWGYSLFGKYVPGNIVLVTYRIGAYMLRAQARTQEVLAAIGLESLFSVGSGFVFLLLVAGLAQLDLVSAYVSPQQLVLVVAGLAALGFVLLLPPIKRRIFRLLRLEAAVDSVNFTVIARLLAYYVSAWCIITLSFWLLCKSMGIDQLSWSSCAAIYGAAGLSGILAVFSPSGIGVREGLLVALLSQSVPLELALAVALASRINSLIGDLAAIGVGFAGLRVLSMREAEDG; this comes from the coding sequence ATGACGCGCAAGCAGCTCTTTCGCCTGATTAACATCGCCATGTTTGCGATCGGCATCGCGGCGCTATGGTATTATGCCGGGCTGCAATGGGACAAGCGGCCGCCGGCCTGGCCACAGGTGAACTGGCCGCTGGCATTGCTCTCGCTGGTGCTCGCCGTGGCCTATTCCTTCTCCTATGGCGTCGGCTGGCATTTGATCACCCGGGTGATGGGCATCGCCTTGCCGCTCCCGACCAGCATTGCGATCTGGGGCTATTCGCTGTTCGGCAAATATGTGCCGGGTAATATCGTGCTCGTCACCTATCGTATTGGCGCCTATATGCTGCGCGCCCAGGCGCGGACGCAGGAGGTGCTCGCGGCGATCGGGCTGGAGAGCCTGTTCTCGGTCGGCAGCGGCTTCGTCTTCCTGCTGCTCGTCGCGGGGCTGGCGCAGCTCGACCTGGTCTCGGCCTATGTCTCGCCGCAGCAGCTCGTGCTGGTCGTCGCCGGCTTGGCGGCGCTCGGCTTCGTCCTGCTGCTGCCGCCGATCAAGCGCCGGATCTTCCGGCTGCTACGACTGGAGGCGGCGGTCGACAGCGTCAATTTCACCGTCATCGCCCGCCTGCTCGCCTATTACGTTTCGGCCTGGTGCATCATCACCTTGTCGTTCTGGCTGCTGTGCAAGAGCATGGGCATCGACCAGCTCTCCTGGAGCAGCTGCGCGGCGATCTATGGCGCAGCCGGGCTGTCGGGAATCCTCGCGGTGTTCTCGCCCTCCGGGATTGGCGTGCGCGAGGGTCTGCTCGTCGCACTGCTCTCGCAGTCGGTGCCGCTCGAGCTCGCCCTTGCTGTCGCGCTCGCATCGCGGATCAATTCTCTGATCGGCGACCTGGCCGCCATCGGCGTCGGTTTCGCCGGCTTGCGGGTCCTGAGCATGCGCGAGGCCGAGGATGGCTGA